Below is a window of Streptomyces sp. NBC_01429 DNA.
GGTCAGGCGTACTCCGAAGGGGATCATGAACGGGGTGAAGTCCGGGATGGACCACTGGCCCGCCAGGGCTCCGGTGAAGCAGACGGTGCCGTGCCGGCGGACGGTGCGGAGGGTGTCGGGGAGGACCGAGCAGCCGACCAGTTCCAGGGCGGCGTCGACGCCGTCCGGGATCAGCTCGCGCACCTGGCCGGCGATCGTGCCGTTGTCGACGAGGGGATGGTCGACGCCCGCGGCCCGCAATTCCCCGGCCCTCTGCGGGCTGCGGGTGGTGGAGATGACGGTGGCGCCGAGGTCCTTCGCGATGGTGGCCGCGCTCAGCCCGACCGTGGAGGTGCCGCCGCGGATCAGCAGCGTCTGCCCGGCTTTGAGGTCCAGGCCGCGGGTCAGCGATCCGTAGGCGGTCTGGAACATCTCCGGCAGCGCACCGACGACCTCCCAAGGCAGGCCGGTCTCGAACGGGATGACCTGCCCAGCGGGGACGGTCACGTACTGGGCGTACGCGCCGTCGTACGAGCGGCCCATGCCGCCCATCATCGTCGCCACCTGCTGTCCCGGCCGCAGCCCGCTGTCCTCGTCGGCCGCATCGACCACGCCGACGCCCTCGATGCCGGGCACGCGCGGGTAGGTGACCACCGCGTCCGACTCGCCCTTGCGTGTGGTGACCTCGGACTCGTTGACGCCGAACGCCTTCACCCTGATCCGCACCCAGCCGGGCTTGCGGACGGGCACCGGCACATCCTTGATCTCCAGTGCGTCGAGGCCGCCGGGCCTGGTGACGACGACGGCCCGCATCGTCGCCGGTGCGGCGCCGCCGGTTGCTGTCGATCGGCTCATGCCGAACTCCTTGTTCTGTTCGTCCCCCGGGAATGTGAAAACGGAGCCGGGGCTCCAGGCACAGGTGCCCGGGTGATCATTCAGTGGTGACTCTGCGCCGTTCTGCATCTCGGGATCGCGCGGTGACCGTCAGGGGCGGTCGATGCCCTCCCACAGGTCGAGGGCCTGCTGGTAGTGGGCGGTGGCCTCGAAGGGCGGGTTGCCGACGCTTCCCGAGGTGGGCTTGTCCGTGACGGCGGGCCACAGACGGGACTGCTCACCGGTGGCGAAGTCGAGCACGATGTCGCGGATCCGCGTGTCACGCTCGGCCTGCTCTGCGCTGCGGCCCGGCTGTTCCTGGCCGACCAGGGCGTACATCTCGCTGCCGTGCACCGCGGGCGCGCCCTCGGCGGGCCCGATCATCAGGAGATGAGCGTTGCCGCCCGCGGCGGCATGCGCCAGGGCGCCGCGGGCGGCCGGGAGCGCGAAGAGATAATCCGCCATGACCGCGGCGCGGACCTCGGCCGGGGTACGGCCGTCCCGGTCGTAGGCATCGACGAGCCTCTTCGCGCGGGAGCGGGAGATGCGCCACCCCGCGACCTCGTCGACGACGCGGTCGAGGGTGTGCGGGTCGAACCGGTCGAGGTCGTTCGCCACCCACCACACCATGTCGTCACTTGCCATGCTCAGCAGCACGTCAACATCACGGTGCGCGCCCGAGGCCAGGACGTCCATCGGATGGGCGTGCACCACCGCGCCGGGCTGCCCGATGTCCAGGACGACGCCGGTGGCCTTGTTGTCCACCCCGCCCCGGACTCCGAGGTCGGTCGGGGCGACCTCGCGCAGGGCATCCCTCAGGGAGACCGCGTCGAGATCGAGCAGCTTCTCCGGGTTGTCCGCCACGCCGAGTTCGGTGACGAACCTTTGCACGAGCTCCTCGGCCCACCAGGCCGGGACGCTACGAGCGGGCCCGCCGGAGAACCCGGCCAGTCGCCGGTACAGGCCATCGGCGGAGGAGGCGCCGAGCAGCCCGAAGGTGGAGTAGGCGCCGGCGCTGTGACCATAGACAGTGACCTGGTCGGGATCGCCGCCGAAGTGGGCGATGTTCCGCTGGATCCAGGTCAGCGCGGCGATGACGTCCTGCAGGAAAAGGTTGCTGGCCTCGGCGAGGTGCCCACCGTACTGGGAGAGCGAGAGCGCGCCCAGCGCGCCGAGCCGGTAGTTGAGCGACACACCCACCACGCGCCCCGACGCGGCGAGACCGGCGGCGTTCGAGGTGATCTGTGTGTTCGCGCCGAACTCGAATCCGCCGCCATGGATGTACACGGCCACCGGCAGCGCCTTGTCGGCCGACTGCTCGGGAGCCCACACGTTCAGGTTCAGGCAGTCCTCGCCCATCCCGGTGTCCGCTTCGAGCCAGTCGCCGCTGTCGGGCTGGACGGAGACGACGCCCTTGCGGTCATAGGGTCGGTCTGCATCGAAGTCCGCGACCACGGGGCGGCGGTACCGCTCGGCGGTGGCGTAGGGGATCCCCCACCAGGACCGCACCCCTGGTGCAGTCGAGGCCCTGGGCGCGGTCGCGGTCGCGGTCGCGGTCATGACGTGTCCTTCCAGCGCGGTTCGGGTGTTTCGCGCGGAGTGTCGGCAGCTGGTTGCGAGCGGTGACGTCTCCCATCGTTTCCTGCGATCCGATATAGCGCCCGGCGGATGGCGGTCACCTGGTGGTCATCAGCTGACACTTCGACAACAAGATCTCGGTGCAGGCCGGGAACTTCTCCTATCTGGCAGACGGCCGGATCATCGGCGAACGGCGCCGGCTCGATCTCCTCGGGGCGATTCAGCACATTGCGCCGTACCGGCGCCGTGAACGTCCTAGCGCCGGGTGAGCCTTCTGCCGCGGCATTTCCGCTGCCGGGAAGGGCCCGTACTGCGCGGTGGCAGCGGACGAAGGCCCGCACCGGAGCGCGGGCGTCGGCGCGGGTTCGCCGCAACAGGTCGGTCTCTTCTTCTTGATCCGGCGTCTTCGTGCAGACAGGGTCCGCTGCGGTGAGAGCTGTACGCCTTGTCACCGCGACCGGGTGTGGGAGTGCTCGCCCTCCGCGCGAATACTGCAACCCTCGAATACCGACACTCCACCAGTGGGTGATGCGCTCCCGGGTGCTACCGGAGGAAGGCGCTGACGGTCTTGCCGCCGGGCGGCCGGCGGGTGACCGCGGTGGTGCGGGCGAGGTGGTTGACCATGTGCCAGCCGAAGCCGCCGGTGCCGCCGTTCAGGTCGGGGGTGCGCATGCGCGGGGCCTGCGGGCTGGGGTCGTTGACGGCCACCTCGATGAGGTCAGGGTGGGCGGTCAGGCGGAGGGTGTAGGTGCCGCCGCCGTGGCGCAGGGCGTTGGTGACGAGTTCGGAGACGACCAGGATCACGGTGTCGGCCGCTTCTGGGGCGACGGCCGGCTGCCGGAGGACTTCGAGGAAGCGTCGCGTGGTCTCGCGCGGGTCGGCAACGGTGCTGGTTGCGGAGCGGGCGGTGGTGGCGTCGGCGCACATCGTGTCCATCAGGTTCCCCCTGGCCTCTGGCCCGTCACCGCCTGATCGCGCCTGTCCGCCCCTTGTGCCCCACCCGGTCCCCCTTAACCCGGCGGGGTCCGAATGTCTCGCCGTCGAACGCGCGGAAATCTAAGTCGGTCGGAGTAGACATTGGGTGGTGGCGCAGTTATGGTTTCTCTCGTAGCCGAGATCAGCAAGGCCCGGCAGAGACGAACTGGCGGGCAGCAGTACAGCAGTTGCAGTGCGCAGGACGGTGCGGTGGTGGAGTTTCGAAGCCAGGGCTGTTTCAGGACGGCGACGGGACTGACGACCGGACCGGGTGGCCCGCAGGTTCAGGGGCCGCCGTGAGCAGAGCCGCGGTGAACGCGGTGGCAGTACCGAAATATGCAGTTCGCAGGACCAGCAGTGCGGTTGTCAGTGGTTCCTCGGTAAAGGCGTCGGCTGCGGACGCGCGTGCCGGGAGGTTCGGCAGTGGGGTTCTGAGCCAGAGAAGACGCAGGACGGGCGACGGGGCTGGCTGCCGGAAGTGGCGCTTGTTCAGGTCACCAGCAGTACAAAGCAGTAGTTGATCAAGAGGGAAGAACGGAGGAGTTGAGCGCCATCAGGATCGCCCGGGCGGAATCGCTGAGCCCGGGTACCGCAGGACATCGATAGTGAGGTGGTCTCCGGTCAAGCAACCGCGATCCCCGCATTCCCCGCCCTCTCCCGAGTGGGCGTGCGGACACAGAAGGCCGGCGCAGTTCCAGGGCCGGCAGATGGTGTAGCAGTTCCTTCGGGGCCCTGGTGCCATTGGCACCAGGGCCCCTCCAGCGTGTTCCACAGAGAGGTGCAATGACAGCAGACGACTCGTTCGGCCGTCTCGATGACGACGACTACCCCGCCTACACCATGGGCCGGGCCGCAGACATGCTCGGCACCACCCAGGGCTTCCTCCGCGCGATTGGCGAAGCCCGCCTCATCACCCCGCTCCGCAGCCCCGGCGGACACCGCCGTTACTCCCGCTACCAGCTGCGCATCGCCGCCCGCGCCCGGGAACTCGTCGACAACGGGACCCCCATCGAGGCCGCCTGCCGCATCGTCATCCTCGAAGACCAGCTCGAAGAAGCCCAGCGCATCAACGCCGAACACCACCCCGCCGCCGACGCTCGTCGCGATCGAGGGCGGGCAGGGCACGATCAACGTGCCCAGCTGGTCCCCGGACGGGGCGGCGTGTCCTGTCCGACGCGGCCGGACTGCCCCTGATCGTCGGAGTCTCCGCCGCCAACACCCACGACAGCCAGGGACTGAAGCCGATGGTCGCCGGTCTCCAAACGAGACACGACCCGGAAAACGGCTGGCACTACAAGCCAGGCAAGCCGCACGCGGACAAGGCATACGACATCCCTGACCTGCGCAGATGGTTGAAGGGTAAGCGAATTGGCGTGCGCATCGCCCGCAAAGGCATCGAGTCCAGCGAGCGATTGGGACGCCGGAGGTGGGTGATCGAGCGGACCATGTCGTGGCTGACCGGCTACCGCAGACTCAACCACCGCTACGAACGCCACCCCCGCAACTACCTGGCTTCCTCGGACTCGCCGCCACCCTCTGCTGCTACAAACGACTCCTCAAACTCACCACGTAGGACACGGCCTTAGTTGCGGTACAGAACGTGCCGGTGAGATTGATCTTGGTCGGCTAGCACATGGGATGCGGCTGCCGCTGGGGTTCGTGGAAAGGTCTCCGGGCGACTGCTGCTGCTGGCTACGGTCCGCCTCGTGCCGGTGGGGTTTCTGATTGATGAGTTCTTCCCGCTGTTCATTTCTGTCTCACGGAGCCTGTGGTTCAGTCCCAGTGACGGGTGGGGCATGAGGCAGTTGGGCTGACGGGAGTGCGCCTTGGCCCCGGGAGGGATCAGGGTGGAGTTCGCCTTCGTACAGTCGGGGTTGCTGGGCTGGTACCTCGACAGTGAGGTGGTCTCGGCCGAAGAGGTGGCCGCGCTGCTGAAGCGGCGGGGACTGCTGGATGGCATGCCGGTATTCCTGGACGACGAGACGATGATGCCGCTGCCCGCTCTGTCCGAGTGGGGCCGGTACCTGTCCACGGGACTGCTCGACGAGACCACGCTGCGGGACTACGGGCCGATGGCGGCCCGGCTGGACGGCTATCTCGCCGGCTTGGGCAGCGATGTCCTGTCCGCGACGGAGGCCGACCTGGTCGCCTATCGCAACTGGCGGCGTCTGTGGCAGAGGAAGCCGGTCGCCGCCAGGACCTGGGGGAAGGAGGCATCCATCCTGGATGATCTCTACGGCTTCCTCGTCGCGCGCGGCTCGCTGCCGGCCCAGCTGGTGCGGCTGGCGGCCCGAGGCCGGAACGCCCTGGCTCCGGGCGTGCGGTCGAACATGGACATCCGGCACCTGGCCTTCGAGCAGTACCGGTACTTCCGCGACGTCGGCCTGGGCGGGCAGCTGCCGGACGAGCAGGTCAACCGGGGCTACCGGGGCTGGGCTCCGTTGCGCAACCGGGCCGGGTCGGACCTGGCCCTGGGTACGGGGGCGCGATGGCGCGAGTGGGCCACAGTGCTGCTGCCCGAGATGGGGCTGTGGCCCGGGATGCAGGGCGGCAGCTCGGAGTTCGAGGTGCAGGCGTGCGCGAAGTACGGCAAGACCCGCACCCTCTACGTCCCCGAAGACGCTGCCGCGTCCGCTGACCTGTTCTGCGTGCTCGAACCTCCGGACATCGTCCGCGCCGCCGCCGGGACCCTGGAGCGCAAGGCCCGCGACCTGTTCGTCGTCGCCGGTGTCGACGTCGCTGGCGGCGTGGTGCGCGGAACGCTGGATGGCGTCGACCGCGAGTTCCGTATGTCGGCCATGCCCGCCAAGCTGCGGCGGATCACTGTCTACGAGGGCGAGTTCGGCCTGGAGGCCCTCACCTTGTTCGTCTGCCGGGGCGGGCTGATGCCTGGGGCAGACGCCTGGAAGGGGTACCGGCACCGGGCCTGGGAGTGGATGACCGCCCTCGCCGACTCCACCACGCCGCACCTGCCCGCACGCAGGTGGAGATGGCACGACCTGAGGCACACTCACGCCCTGCAACTGCTGACCTACCTGGAGAACCTGATGGACGGCGAGGAGCCGGCCCCCAAGGCCCGCAGTCGCCGCCATCACACCTATCTGACCGGGCACATCCGCCACAACCCGCCGGCCCCAGCGCACCGACGGGCGCCTCACCAAAGAGAACCTCTACAAAGAAGCCCAGATCAGCCGCGCCACAATGAACCGCGCCTACGCCGTCCTCGCCGACTGGGACGCCCACATCGCCACTCACGGCAAGACCACCCCCGGCGAGTCCCAGCGCGACGCCACCATCGCCGACCTGAAGAAGCGGCTGGCCGCCAAGACCCAGGAATGCACCCTCCTGGAGAACAAGCTCAAGGCCGCTGCCACCGCGATCGCTGCCCTCCACCACGACAACGAAGCCCTCCGCCAGCAGCTCGCCAGGGACGTCTCAACCACCGTCATCCCGATCCGGCCCCGCCGGGGTCGTCAGCCCCGCTACTGAGGTTTGATGCGTCATGTCACTGGGTGCCTTGAACTGCGAAGAGGAGGGCCCGCCCCGCGGCATCATGCGAAGATCAGCAGTAATACCCCGCTGTCCCCAACCGTGACCAAGATCCTAAATCGCGGAAGAGCCCGTCATCCAGGCGCCCCCTCCCGACCGCCCTGGTAGCGTGCGCCGGCATGTCATCGGAACTGAAACGCCCCCCGCTCCAAGCGGACGAGCGCACCGCGCTCATCGGCTGGCTGGACCTGCAGCGGCAGATCCTGCGCTGGAAATGCGAAGGGCTGAGCGACGAGGACGCGCGCCGTCCGGTCATCCCGACCTCACCGGCCATGACGATGGCCGGTCTCATCTCCCATATGCGCTGGACCGAGCACATATGGCTGGAAGTGGTGTTCCTCGGCGGCGATAAGAAGCAGAACCCCGCATTCGACGAGTCAAGCAAGAACGCCGACTGGCACACCGACGGCCGCTCCCTCGCAGAGCTCCTCGCGGAGTACGAGGCCCAGTGCACCCGCGGCAACGAGATCGTTGCCGCGGCCGACATGGACGATGTCGGCCGCCACCCCGACTTCCGCGACGGCAGCGCCAACCTCCGCTGGATACTGCTCCATCTCGTCGAGGAGACGGGGCGACACGCGGGGCACTCGGACATCGTCCGGGAGCTACTCGACGGCACGAAGGGCTACTACTAGCGCAGCTCCGCGAAGCGGGCCCTTCCCTCAGGACCCAGGCCAACACGCCTCACGACCAATGCGGGAGAGCCCGTTACTGGTGATCTTCGCATGATGCCGCGCGGGGAACCCTCGTCTTCGCGATTCAAGACGTCGACCCAGCGACATCACGCATCAAATCTCAGTAGCCTGCAGATCCAGGCCCCGGCTTGCGTCGGCTGGATGTCTCATGAGACATACCGAGCGCGAAGAAGATGAGCAGGCCGAGGCGTACGGGACGTTCTCCCAGGTGCCCACACGCCCGGAGCTGGAGCGGTTCTTCTTCCTCGACGATGACGACCGTGACCTGATCGCGCTGCGGCGCACGGACGCGCACCGGCTGGGCATGGCGGTGCAGATCTGCACCGTCCGCTACATCGGCCGGTTCCTGGGCGACGATCCACTGGCGGTGCCGTGGGAGGTCGTGGAGTATCTGGCCGGACAGCTCGGCATCGAGGACGCGTCGCGCGTGAAGCGGTATTCCGAGCGACGCAGGACGCCGTACGGGCACGCGGAGGAGATCCAGGAGCGGTTCAAGTAACGCGACTTCACCGACCGGCGGTGGGGGCGGGAGTTCCGCAGCTTCCTGTACGGGCGGGCGTGGACGCACGCCGAGGGGCCGGTGGCGCTGTTCAACCACGCTGTGACGTGGCTGCGGAAGAACCGGGTGCTGCTGCCGGGTGTCTCGGTGGCGGTTGCGGCACTCGCGCCGGCCTTGGCCGAACTGTTGGTGGCGCCGGAGGGCAAGCAAGTCTCGGAGCTGGAGCGCCTGCGCACACCGCCGGTGAAGACGACGGGCA
It encodes the following:
- a CDS encoding alcohol dehydrogenase catalytic domain-containing protein, with translation MSRSTATGGAAPATMRAVVVTRPGGLDALEIKDVPVPVRKPGWVRIRVKAFGVNESEVTTRKGESDAVVTYPRVPGIEGVGVVDAADEDSGLRPGQQVATMMGGMGRSYDGAYAQYVTVPAGQVIPFETGLPWEVVGALPEMFQTAYGSLTRGLDLKAGQTLLIRGGTSTVGLSAATIAKDLGATVISTTRSPQRAGELRAAGVDHPLVDNGTIAGQVRELIPDGVDAALELVGCSVLPDTLRTVRRHGTVCFTGALAGQWSIPDFTPFMIPFGVRLTSYGGQASDLPADVFAHQLQAIAAGRLNVPVAKVYHGLEQVRDAQTDLESGTTPGKHVVVLDD
- a CDS encoding carboxylesterase family protein, which translates into the protein MTATATATAPRASTAPGVRSWWGIPYATAERYRRPVVADFDADRPYDRKGVVSVQPDSGDWLEADTGMGEDCLNLNVWAPEQSADKALPVAVYIHGGGFEFGANTQITSNAAGLAASGRVVGVSLNYRLGALGALSLSQYGGHLAEASNLFLQDVIAALTWIQRNIAHFGGDPDQVTVYGHSAGAYSTFGLLGASSADGLYRRLAGFSGGPARSVPAWWAEELVQRFVTELGVADNPEKLLDLDAVSLRDALREVAPTDLGVRGGVDNKATGVVLDIGQPGAVVHAHPMDVLASGAHRDVDVLLSMASDDMVWWVANDLDRFDPHTLDRVVDEVAGWRISRSRAKRLVDAYDRDGRTPAEVRAAVMADYLFALPAARGALAHAAAGGNAHLLMIGPAEGAPAVHGSEMYALVGQEQPGRSAEQAERDTRIRDIVLDFATGEQSRLWPAVTDKPTSGSVGNPPFEATAHYQQALDLWEGIDRP
- a CDS encoding ATP-binding protein, which codes for MDTMCADATTARSATSTVADPRETTRRFLEVLRQPAVAPEAADTVILVVSELVTNALRHGGGTYTLRLTAHPDLIEVAVNDPSPQAPRMRTPDLNGGTGGFGWHMVNHLARTTAVTRRPPGGKTVSAFLR
- a CDS encoding DinB family protein, whose protein sequence is MSSELKRPPLQADERTALIGWLDLQRQILRWKCEGLSDEDARRPVIPTSPAMTMAGLISHMRWTEHIWLEVVFLGGDKKQNPAFDESSKNADWHTDGRSLAELLAEYEAQCTRGNEIVAAADMDDVGRHPDFRDGSANLRWILLHLVEETGRHAGHSDIVRELLDGTKGYY